In Montipora capricornis isolate CH-2021 chromosome 4, ASM3666992v2, whole genome shotgun sequence, a single genomic region encodes these proteins:
- the LOC138045455 gene encoding purine nucleoside phosphorylase LACC1-like: MAEPTMPPEMIIVLGSHTNDDGTPTDMMKSRVKRGGELYASLKQQGINCCVIVSGYQRPGQPITEASAMEKYALENNLIDKDCIIKEEQATTTAENAYYSRIIVDEYDAVRVNVVTSQFHMERARNIFEKIFSPQIYSMKYHDCNHEMDDSERNKRESREEKYFPLIDDHIKMIMPKLTLPDGKMIEVLQSTFIPTDMFNHGFTTRHGGVSTYKTLSSLNLVHSDKRRDLSVNVQENRRRLALTCRFDPDKLRVAKCVHEANVWVVGDPEPDSYDALVTDNSHATIAAPGADCPTVLFCDPVKKVCAAAHSGWRGTLDLIDAAVIDIMTTRFECKVKNIRVAIGPSIGPCCFEVGDDVAESFSKALGDSVVVKKEGKPRPFVDLRLSVRIQLEKKGVIPKNIDDGTSVTSEKPKSQHPTQCTKCDPEQRFFSYRRDGAQFGTQVGFIRIRDPEHDSSCNIS; this comes from the exons ATGGCAGAGCCTACAATGCCACCTGAAATGATCATTGTCCTTGGCTCGCACACCAATGATGACGGCACACCAACTGATATGATGAAATCCAGAGTAAAGCGGGGAGGTGAACTATATGCATCACTAAAACAACAGGGCATAAATTGCTGTGTCATTGTCTCTGGATATCAAAGGCCCGGCCAG CCCATAACAGAGGCCAGTGCAATGGAGAAGTATGCTCTAGAAAACAATCTTATTGACAAAGACTGTATCATTAAAGAGGAACAAGCAACCACAACTGCAGAAAATGCTTATTACAGCCGCATAATTGTGGATGAGTATGATGCTGTCAGGGTTAATGTTGTCACATCACAGTTTCACATGGAGCGGGCAAGGAATATTTTTGAGAAG ATTTTTTCACCACAAATTTACTCCATGAAATATCATGACTGCAATCACGAAATGGATGACAGTGAGAGGAACAAGAGAGAAAGTCGGGAAGAAAAGTACTTTCCTTTGATTGATGACCACATTAAAATGATTATGCCGAAGCTCACCCTACCAGATGGAAAGATGATAGAAGTTCTTCAGTCAACTTTCATTCCAACAGACATGTTTAATCACGGATTCACCACACGGCACGGAGGAGTCTCCACTTATAAAACTTTGTCATCTCTTAATCTAGTGCACTCTGATAAGAGAAGAGATCTGTCTGTAAACGTCCAGGAAAATCGGCGTAGATTAGCTCTCACTTGTCGATTCGACCCCGATAAATTGCGCGTGGCCAAATGTGTACATGAGGCCAATGTGTGGGTGGTGGGTGATCCAGAACCAGACAGTTATGATGCATTAGTTACAGACAACAGTCATGCAACAATTGCAGCACCTGGTGCTGATTGCCCAACAGTCTTGTTCTGTGATCCAGTGAAAAAG GTTTGCGCGGCTGCCCATTCAGGATGGCGTGGCACGCTGGACCTGATTGATGCTGCTGTCATTGACATCATGACAACAAGATTTGAgtgcaaagttaaaaatatCCGAGTTGCAATTGGCCCTTCAATCGGTCCCTGTTGCTTTGAAGTAGGAGATGACGTGGCTGAAAGTTTTTCAAAAGCACTTGGTGACAGTGTTGTGGTGAAGAAAGAAGGAAAGCCACGCCCCTTTGTTGATCTACGCCTTTCGGTCAGAATTCAGTTAGAGAAGAAGGGGGTAATACCCAAAAACATTGACGATGGAACAAG TGTGACAAGTGAAAAACCAAAATCTCAACACCCAACACAGTGCACCAAGTGTGACCCTGAACAAAGGTTCTTCTCGTATCGAAGAGACGGAGCACAGTTTGGCACACAAGTGGGATTCATACGGATTAGAGACCCTGAACATGATTCCAGTTGCAACATCTCATAA